Proteins from a genomic interval of Gluconacetobacter diazotrophicus PA1 5:
- a CDS encoding recombinase family protein gives MKVALYARYSSENQRDASIEDQLRLCRLHAKKQGWTIVDSYTDRAISGASLLRPGIQELIQDATRGRFTIVLAEAMDRLSRDQEDIAGLFKRMTFSGVRIITLSEGDVTHLHIGLKGTMNALFLKDLAEKVRRGLRGRVEDGKSGGGNSYGYDVVRQFDAKGERIRGDRTINEEEARTIRRIFTDYTRGKSSRTIAMELNRDGVPGPQGREWGPSTIHGNRERGTGVLNNEMYVGKLVWNRLRYLKDPDTGKRVSRLNPESEWVIQEVPELRIVEQDLWDAVKARQAETTFSQPERGNEALSERRRPRHLFAGLIRCGCCGGGYSMISKDLLGCSTARNKGTCDNRLNIRRDALEASVLSGLRTHLMEPDLFKEFCNEFTREVNRLRMEHGADLVAMRAELPRIDRELAKLLTALKAGGPIQAIVDDMKRLEARKAEVTERLANTEEPPPLLHPNMAEIYQQRIASLYESLQAEDTKTEAAERLRTLVSQITLQPADGELAIVLRGDLAAILQFAAHKKNATAHPDSGVLDAFVSQVSLVAGTGFEPVTFRL, from the coding sequence GTGAAAGTCGCGCTCTACGCCCGCTATTCGTCCGAAAACCAGCGTGACGCCTCGATCGAGGATCAGTTGCGCCTCTGCCGGCTTCACGCGAAAAAGCAGGGCTGGACGATCGTCGACAGCTACACGGACCGGGCGATCTCGGGTGCCTCCCTGCTTCGCCCCGGCATACAGGAACTGATCCAGGACGCCACACGCGGCCGCTTCACGATCGTGCTGGCCGAAGCCATGGACCGGTTGTCGCGCGACCAGGAAGATATCGCCGGCCTGTTCAAGCGGATGACCTTCTCCGGCGTGCGGATCATCACCCTTTCCGAGGGCGATGTCACACACCTGCATATCGGCCTCAAGGGTACGATGAACGCCCTGTTCCTTAAGGATCTCGCCGAGAAGGTGCGCCGTGGTCTGCGCGGACGCGTCGAGGACGGCAAGTCCGGCGGTGGCAATTCCTATGGCTATGACGTTGTGCGCCAGTTTGACGCGAAGGGTGAGCGCATTCGCGGCGACCGGACCATCAACGAGGAAGAAGCCCGCACGATCAGACGGATCTTCACCGATTACACGCGCGGCAAGTCCTCACGCACGATCGCGATGGAACTGAACCGGGACGGCGTTCCGGGTCCGCAGGGACGTGAATGGGGACCATCCACCATTCACGGCAATCGGGAACGCGGCACCGGCGTCCTCAACAACGAGATGTATGTGGGCAAGCTGGTGTGGAACCGGCTGCGCTATCTGAAAGACCCCGATACCGGCAAGCGCGTCTCACGCCTCAATCCTGAATCCGAATGGGTGATCCAGGAGGTGCCCGAGTTGCGGATCGTCGAGCAGGATCTGTGGGATGCCGTGAAGGCGCGCCAAGCTGAGACAACCTTCAGCCAGCCGGAACGGGGAAATGAGGCCCTCAGTGAGCGGCGGCGTCCCCGCCACCTCTTTGCCGGGCTCATCCGCTGCGGCTGCTGTGGCGGTGGCTACAGCATGATCTCGAAAGATCTTCTCGGCTGCTCGACAGCACGCAACAAGGGCACATGCGATAACCGGCTCAACATCCGTCGCGACGCGCTGGAAGCATCAGTCCTGAGCGGATTACGCACGCACCTGATGGAACCTGATCTGTTCAAGGAATTCTGCAACGAGTTCACCCGCGAGGTGAACAGGCTTCGGATGGAACACGGTGCCGATCTTGTCGCCATGCGGGCAGAACTGCCCCGCATCGATCGGGAGCTGGCAAAACTTCTAACCGCGCTCAAGGCTGGTGGACCAATCCAGGCAATCGTCGACGACATGAAGCGGTTGGAAGCACGCAAGGCCGAAGTGACAGAGCGTCTTGCTAATACTGAGGAGCCGCCTCCCCTTCTCCATCCGAACATGGCGGAGATCTACCAGCAGCGGATCGCGTCTCTCTATGAGAGTCTTCAGGCCGAAGACACGAAGACCGAGGCGGCCGAGCGCCTGCGCACGCTCGTCTCGCAGATCACGCTCCAACCGGCCGACGGCGAACTGGCGATCGTCCTGCGCGGCGACCTGGCTGCGATCCTGCAGTTCGCGGCGCACAAGAAAAACGCCACGGCCCATCCGGACAGTGGCGTTCTCGATGCGTTCGTATCGCAAGTATCGTTGGTTGCGGGGACAGGATTTGAACCTGTGACCTTCAGGTTATGA